A single window of Deinococcus betulae DNA harbors:
- a CDS encoding manganese-dependent inorganic pyrophosphatase — MLAVFGHLNPDTDAITAALVYARLLTRQDVEAQAYRLGDLNFETAFVLREAGVQAPPLLETLPAGTAVALVDHNESTQSLPNLSELTVTRVVDHHKLGDLSTAQPPYLRFEPVGSTGTILLKLFREAGLAVEPLEARLMLSAILSDTLHFRSPTTTADDQEAVAFLAPVAGIEDVTAYALAMFAAKSDLGDTPAETLLRMDYKVFPFGELTAPQQWGLGVIETTNPGYVFGRQAELLAAMDAVKAEDRLNGVLLSVVDILNETNRTLVLSATEDKVLREVFGAAVSGQVADLGARISRKKQLVPALETYFTPQN, encoded by the coding sequence ATGCTTGCTGTCTTCGGTCACCTTAACCCTGATACCGACGCCATTACTGCCGCTCTGGTGTATGCGCGATTGCTCACACGTCAAGATGTGGAAGCCCAGGCGTACCGTCTGGGTGATCTGAATTTCGAAACGGCGTTTGTGCTGCGGGAAGCGGGCGTGCAAGCGCCACCTCTGTTGGAGACCCTGCCCGCAGGCACGGCGGTGGCACTGGTAGACCACAACGAGAGCACCCAGTCGCTGCCAAACCTGTCAGAGCTGACCGTGACGCGCGTGGTGGACCACCACAAGCTGGGTGACCTGAGCACTGCGCAGCCGCCGTACCTGCGGTTTGAGCCGGTCGGATCGACTGGGACCATCCTCCTGAAGTTGTTTCGGGAAGCCGGACTGGCTGTGGAGCCTCTAGAGGCGCGGCTGATGCTCAGCGCCATCTTGAGTGACACCCTGCACTTCCGCAGCCCAACCACGACCGCCGATGACCAGGAAGCGGTGGCGTTCCTGGCGCCTGTGGCCGGCATTGAGGACGTGACAGCCTACGCCCTGGCCATGTTCGCCGCCAAAAGCGACTTGGGCGATACCCCAGCCGAGACCCTGCTGCGCATGGACTACAAGGTCTTTCCCTTCGGAGAGCTCACGGCGCCGCAGCAGTGGGGTCTGGGCGTCATTGAAACCACCAATCCTGGATACGTGTTTGGGCGGCAGGCCGAGCTGCTGGCAGCGATGGACGCCGTGAAGGCCGAGGACCGCCTAAATGGCGTGTTGCTGAGCGTTGTGGACATCCTGAACGAAACCAACCGCACGCTGGTCCTGAGTGCCACTGAGGACAAGGTGCTGCGCGAGGTCTTCGGGGCAGCTGTGTCCGGGCAGGTGGCCGACCTGGGGGCGCGGATCAGCCGTAAAAAGCAGCTGGTGCCGGCCCTCGAAACGTACTTCACCCCTCAGAATTGA
- a CDS encoding S-layer homology domain-containing protein: MKKSLLVLTAALSFGVAAAQTTAPASAPQVPALTDVPAGHWAKDAIDRLVSTGIILGYPDGTFRGTQNLTRYEAAVIIARLLDQMRTGDVAPSDLDPETLTALQNAIQELAADLAALGVRVSDLEENAVSRDDFARLEERVEMIAAASGDPEALAGIAAQIEELTARADEYDTLRADVDDNASSIAALNDLTVLLNQDILNLQDRVSAVEAAQADLVARADFDNLAGRVGVVETKVTNLDNRVAQLERYAFTIKPTLAATYYVARASRNMDLDRLIPGTVFSTGTDDNTNTNDTAVDWADLTGGDKLVINNQANFYGFSSTGNAGTDGNAVYNEGQTTISFGITFNTPGGAVNTSRSDVRGAFVPGPGGLNVNTVDVTFGITAGLPSTAADDAGYSNYPDVTDGDTGITYRPLFFYFRNATANFTVGNAPITVTFGKSLKFKFADYIGDNDYAGRGDGFLVNVDGSTLPVIGAFKPTIQTVYGSRGGVNSDGLYYRGVRATITPVGTLKAGIHYLQEGRDIFGNGTAAAAARTAATGVADNPATTANEGVAGTASTFANDVTTFGADLHGTVGGWQLDSEYATSRVNATTFTPNATAGGTPTAATATTVENAFYVKTSGNIGTIAKVYNLNFRTISAGYNATAGIMEANPTDTYSTAPYAANQTGFGVKIGTTLGPVALGGYWDNQVAYGKSPLNTATELTAIVDRGITAKVNLLNLVTVRGGYYEYLKSGAAYDRVNTVEGAGVRYNVRADLTPGLGITLGAYYRDLRLGNAKSQSDGGLFRNSLYNSYYTLTSNELTDQDGCGDQHPGIRSTDVDGVGRALTFSQNSFTDPVCYSEYGVELAHSGKDAAALVKNLDVRLGYASRYRNFGSSYSNSFFYGDALYSAKLGVAQVDLKAGFSNDTYSDAERNDPRVPASQVANSTAIAAGLKIVTDPLNTIFRPSFEGQIGYYSRTYDYGTFTPYNDPNSTTTPPAQIGPRADFQSMGLRYLAGVKFNDFLLPNTKLAVYYAGYQAKNRGYIPFTGLIDAGTAVAGRFTDQYNNNETVSQDLLYVEGNYYDLSFGYGVGNLRLRNSAGQLVTPTGAGAAIADGRGQVFKISYKVNF, encoded by the coding sequence ATGAAGAAAAGCCTGCTCGTTCTCACCGCTGCGCTGTCCTTTGGCGTTGCCGCTGCGCAGACCACTGCGCCTGCGAGCGCGCCCCAGGTGCCCGCACTGACCGACGTTCCTGCCGGTCACTGGGCCAAGGACGCCATTGACCGTCTGGTTAGCACCGGCATCATCCTGGGCTACCCCGATGGCACCTTCCGCGGCACGCAGAACCTGACCCGCTACGAAGCGGCCGTCATCATCGCGCGCCTGCTGGACCAGATGCGCACTGGCGACGTCGCTCCTAGCGACCTCGACCCCGAGACCCTGACCGCGCTGCAGAACGCGATTCAGGAACTCGCCGCTGACCTGGCCGCCCTGGGCGTGCGCGTCAGCGATCTGGAAGAGAATGCCGTCAGCCGTGACGACTTCGCCCGCCTCGAAGAGCGCGTCGAGATGATTGCCGCTGCGAGTGGCGACCCCGAAGCTCTGGCTGGCATCGCCGCCCAGATTGAAGAGCTGACTGCCCGCGCCGATGAGTACGACACCCTGCGCGCCGACGTGGACGACAACGCCAGCTCGATTGCTGCCCTAAACGACCTGACCGTGCTGCTGAATCAGGACATCCTGAACCTGCAGGACCGCGTCAGCGCCGTGGAAGCCGCTCAGGCTGACCTCGTGGCCCGCGCCGACTTCGATAACCTGGCTGGTCGCGTGGGCGTCGTGGAGACCAAGGTCACGAACCTGGACAACCGCGTGGCTCAACTGGAGCGTTACGCCTTCACCATCAAGCCCACCCTGGCTGCCACCTACTACGTGGCCCGCGCCAGCCGCAACATGGACCTGGACCGCCTGATCCCCGGCACCGTGTTCAGCACTGGGACCGACGACAACACCAACACCAACGACACAGCGGTGGACTGGGCTGACCTGACCGGCGGCGACAAGCTGGTTATCAACAACCAGGCCAACTTCTACGGCTTCAGCAGCACCGGCAATGCGGGTACCGACGGCAACGCTGTCTACAACGAAGGCCAGACCACCATCTCCTTTGGTATCACCTTCAACACGCCTGGCGGCGCCGTCAACACCAGCCGTAGCGATGTCCGTGGCGCATTTGTCCCCGGCCCTGGTGGTCTGAATGTCAACACGGTTGACGTGACTTTCGGCATCACCGCTGGTTTGCCCAGCACTGCCGCAGATGACGCAGGCTACTCCAACTACCCTGATGTAACTGATGGCGACACGGGCATTACCTACCGTCCTCTGTTCTTCTACTTCCGCAACGCCACTGCCAACTTCACCGTGGGTAACGCACCTATCACCGTGACTTTTGGCAAGAGCCTGAAGTTCAAGTTCGCTGACTACATCGGCGACAACGACTACGCTGGGCGCGGCGACGGTTTCCTGGTAAACGTGGACGGCAGCACTCTGCCTGTGATTGGTGCGTTCAAGCCCACCATTCAGACGGTGTATGGCAGCCGCGGCGGCGTTAACAGTGACGGACTGTACTACCGTGGCGTGCGGGCGACTATCACTCCCGTAGGCACTCTGAAGGCTGGCATCCACTATCTGCAGGAAGGCCGCGACATCTTCGGCAATGGGACGGCGGCAGCCGCTGCCCGTACCGCCGCCACTGGCGTAGCAGACAACCCTGCAACTACTGCCAACGAGGGTGTTGCTGGTACGGCAAGCACGTTCGCAAACGATGTGACGACCTTCGGTGCTGATCTGCACGGTACCGTAGGCGGCTGGCAGCTGGACAGCGAGTACGCCACGAGCCGCGTCAATGCTACGACGTTCACGCCTAACGCTACGGCGGGGGGCACACCCACGGCTGCTACGGCCACTACCGTTGAGAATGCTTTCTACGTGAAGACCTCAGGCAACATTGGCACCATTGCCAAGGTCTATAACCTGAACTTCCGTACTATCAGCGCGGGCTACAACGCGACAGCTGGTATCATGGAAGCCAACCCTACCGACACGTACAGCACGGCGCCTTACGCGGCTAACCAAACTGGCTTCGGTGTCAAGATTGGTACGACCCTTGGGCCTGTCGCCTTGGGTGGGTACTGGGATAACCAGGTGGCCTACGGCAAGAGCCCGCTCAACACGGCGACTGAATTGACTGCAATTGTGGATCGCGGTATTACGGCCAAGGTCAACCTGCTGAACCTCGTGACCGTGCGTGGTGGCTACTATGAGTACCTGAAGAGCGGCGCTGCCTATGACCGCGTCAACACGGTTGAGGGTGCTGGTGTCCGCTACAATGTCCGCGCTGACCTGACCCCCGGCCTGGGGATCACCTTGGGCGCCTACTACCGCGACCTGCGTCTGGGCAACGCCAAGAGCCAGAGCGACGGCGGTCTGTTCCGCAACAGCCTGTACAACAGCTACTACACCCTGACCAGCAACGAGCTGACAGATCAGGACGGCTGTGGTGACCAGCACCCCGGCATCCGCAGCACCGACGTGGACGGTGTAGGCCGCGCGCTGACCTTCTCGCAGAACAGCTTCACGGACCCTGTGTGCTATAGCGAGTACGGCGTGGAACTGGCTCATAGCGGTAAGGACGCTGCCGCCTTGGTGAAGAACCTGGACGTGCGCCTAGGCTACGCCTCGCGTTACCGCAACTTCGGCAGCTCCTACAGCAACAGCTTCTTCTACGGCGACGCGCTGTACAGTGCCAAGCTTGGCGTTGCCCAAGTGGATCTCAAGGCTGGTTTCAGCAACGATACCTACAGCGATGCCGAGCGCAATGACCCCAGGGTTCCTGCCAGTCAAGTGGCCAACAGCACAGCTATTGCCGCAGGTCTGAAGATTGTGACTGATCCACTCAACACCATCTTCCGCCCCAGCTTCGAAGGGCAGATTGGTTACTACAGCCGCACCTACGACTACGGCACCTTTACCCCTTACAACGACCCTAACTCGACCACTACGCCCCCCGCTCAAATCGGTCCCCGCGCTGATTTCCAGTCCATGGGTCTGCGCTACCTGGCCGGCGTGAAGTTCAATGACTTCCTGCTGCCCAACACCAAGCTGGCCGTGTACTACGCCGGCTACCAGGCCAAGAACCGTGGTTACATCCCCTTCACCGGTCTGATTGATGCTGGCACCGCTGTGGCTGGCCGCTTCACCGACCAGTACAACAACAATGAGACCGTCAGCCAGGACCTGCTGTACGTGGAAGGTAACTACTACGACCTGTCCTTCGGCTACGGCGTGGGCAACCTGCGTCTGCGCAACAGCGCTGGCCAGCTCGTGACCCCCACTGGCGCCGGCGCGGCTATCGCCGACGGCCGTGGCCAGGTCTTCAAGATCAGCTACAAGGTCAACTTCTAA